Proteins encoded by one window of Modestobacter marinus:
- a CDS encoding DUF2461 domain-containing protein codes for MTFSGFPDEALVFYEGLEADNSKTYWTAHRASYDDHVRAPLQALVDELAPEFGTPKLFRPYRDVRFSTDKTPYKTHQGAVLHQDGTGLGSVYVQVSADGLLVAGGAWRLARDQVDRYRRAVGDDLQGDRLAAVVRALRDVGHEVEGDRLIRTPRGWPADHPRIELLRHKSLHGSQQWTPTDWLHTAAALDRVRTAWRAFAPLNRWLDENVGASTAPADRRR; via the coding sequence GTGACGTTCTCCGGCTTCCCCGACGAGGCCCTCGTCTTCTACGAGGGCCTGGAGGCAGACAACAGCAAGACCTACTGGACGGCGCACCGGGCGAGCTACGACGACCACGTGCGGGCGCCGCTCCAGGCGCTCGTCGACGAGCTCGCGCCGGAGTTCGGCACGCCCAAGCTCTTTCGTCCGTACCGGGACGTGCGCTTCAGCACGGACAAGACGCCGTACAAGACCCACCAGGGTGCCGTCCTCCACCAGGACGGCACCGGACTGGGCTCGGTCTACGTGCAGGTGTCCGCCGACGGTCTGCTCGTCGCCGGTGGCGCCTGGCGTCTGGCGCGCGACCAGGTGGACCGGTACCGCCGCGCAGTCGGTGACGACCTCCAGGGCGATCGGCTGGCGGCGGTGGTCCGCGCGTTGCGCGATGTGGGCCATGAGGTCGAGGGCGACCGCCTGATCCGGACGCCGCGCGGATGGCCGGCCGACCATCCGCGGATCGAGCTGCTCCGGCACAAGTCCCTGCACGGCTCACAGCAGTGGACGCCGACGGACTGGCTGCACACCGCTGCTGCGCTGGACCGCGTCCGCACGGCCTGGCGCGCCTTCGCCCCGCTGAACCGGTGGCTCGACGAGAACGTCGGGGCCAGCACCGCGCCGGCGGATCGCCGCCGTTGA
- a CDS encoding DUF4097 family beta strand repeat-containing protein: MTVRIHRFPLSDSSHTVEVRNPAGSVLVQGVDGATEVVVSVEALDGAAEQLLDRVDVSATATALRVAVPERRITRTPRYGIEVTTPPDVDVTLAVASADATLRGRLGQVVVTTASGDLVAEHAAALQARSASGDVRGGRVDGRFTAATASGDVQLDDARGPVDVRTASGDVVLARTVTDVSAKTASGDVRVERAVSGTVRVRTVSGDTTVAVQPGLRVWLDVQSVSGRLTSDLDGDAPGAVDDPTAALSVLLTSVSGDLRLRRAAPASPAH, encoded by the coding sequence GTGACCGTCCGCATCCACCGTTTCCCGCTGAGCGACTCCTCCCACACCGTGGAGGTGCGCAACCCCGCCGGCTCGGTCCTCGTCCAGGGGGTGGACGGGGCCACCGAGGTCGTGGTCTCCGTCGAGGCGCTCGACGGCGCCGCCGAGCAGCTGCTGGACCGGGTCGACGTCTCGGCCACCGCGACCGCCCTGCGGGTCGCCGTACCCGAACGGCGCATCACCCGCACCCCGCGCTACGGCATCGAGGTGACCACCCCTCCCGACGTGGACGTCACCCTCGCGGTGGCGTCGGCGGACGCGACCCTGCGCGGCCGGCTGGGCCAGGTGGTCGTCACCACGGCCAGCGGCGACCTCGTCGCCGAGCACGCCGCTGCGCTGCAGGCCCGGTCGGCCAGCGGGGACGTGCGCGGCGGCCGGGTCGACGGTCGGTTCACGGCAGCCACCGCCTCCGGCGACGTGCAGCTGGACGACGCGCGGGGTCCGGTCGACGTGCGCACCGCCTCGGGCGACGTCGTGCTGGCCCGGACCGTGACCGACGTGTCCGCGAAGACGGCGTCGGGCGACGTCCGGGTGGAGCGGGCGGTCTCGGGGACCGTCCGGGTCCGCACGGTCTCCGGCGACACGACCGTCGCCGTGCAGCCCGGGCTGCGGGTGTGGCTCGACGTGCAGAGCGTCTCCGGGCGGCTGACCTCCGACCTCGACGGCGATGCGCCCGGTGCGGTCGACGACCCGACGGCGGCGCTCTCGGTCCTCCTCACGTCGGTCTCCGGTGACCTGCGTCTGCGTCGCGCCGCGCCGGCCTCGCCGGCGCACTGA
- a CDS encoding VanZ family protein, translating into MTSRPTTVPAVHGPLARGLFAVVVLVSLVVLFTPASGVPSAPAGVDKVVHVLLFAVLAVSGRWAGVGRGALAVVLVLYASVSELLQSLPVLNRSTSVADLLADVAGVAVGLLVWDVLARRRA; encoded by the coding sequence ATGACCTCCCGTCCGACCACGGTGCCCGCCGTCCACGGTCCGCTCGCCCGTGGGTTGTTCGCGGTCGTCGTGCTGGTCTCCCTGGTCGTGCTGTTCACGCCGGCCTCGGGCGTCCCGTCCGCTCCGGCCGGCGTGGACAAGGTGGTCCACGTGCTGCTGTTCGCCGTGCTGGCGGTCAGTGGCCGCTGGGCCGGCGTCGGGCGGGGGGCGCTCGCCGTCGTCCTGGTGCTCTACGCCTCGGTCAGCGAACTGCTCCAGTCCCTGCCCGTGCTCAACCGCTCGACGTCGGTCGCGGACCTGCTCGCCGACGTGGCCGGGGTCGCCGTCGGGCTCCTGGTCTGGGACGTCCTCGCCCGCCGCCGGGCCTGA
- a CDS encoding M16 family metallopeptidase, whose protein sequence is MITSTDLTGAGAGAAASVPAPAGAGTGRVGETVVLDVDEVGGRVERTELPGGLRVLTETMPGVLSATLGIWVGVGSRDESPELGGSSHFLEHLLFKGTRSRTALEIATAMDAVGGEMNAFTAKEHTCYYANVLASDLPLAVTLLGDLVTEALNTAPDLESERTVVLEEIAMRDDEPADAVHDLYAETLFGDTSLGRSVLGTVESIESLTRDDVDGWYRDRYAVPSIVISAAGRVDHQQVVDLVTTAFGDRLGGGARPEPLRLGSDVVLGGPARPTGLIHRRTEQTHLLLGSLGMGRLDERRYAGAVLDAAVGGGMSSRLFQEIREKRGLVYSVGSSLTHYAGAGSFSVYAGCSPKRVPEVLRLIRASLAEVAAEGLTTEEVVRARGQLKGGLVLGLEDTGSRMSRLGKSELSYGEYLPVRTVLDRLEAVQEDQVRAVAADLFTRPTCLAVVGPYRERDLDRLLAA, encoded by the coding sequence GTGATCACGAGTACCGACCTGACCGGGGCCGGGGCGGGCGCTGCGGCGTCCGTCCCGGCCCCGGCCGGTGCAGGGACGGGCCGGGTGGGCGAGACGGTGGTGCTCGACGTCGACGAGGTCGGCGGTCGGGTGGAGCGGACAGAGCTGCCCGGCGGGCTGCGGGTGCTGACCGAGACGATGCCCGGGGTGCTGTCGGCGACGCTGGGCATCTGGGTCGGCGTCGGGTCCCGGGACGAGAGCCCGGAGCTGGGTGGCTCCTCGCACTTCCTCGAGCACCTGCTGTTCAAGGGCACCCGGAGCCGGACGGCGCTGGAGATCGCCACGGCGATGGACGCCGTCGGCGGTGAGATGAACGCCTTCACCGCCAAGGAGCACACCTGCTACTACGCGAACGTGCTCGCCAGCGACCTCCCGCTCGCGGTGACGCTGCTCGGCGACCTGGTCACCGAGGCCCTCAACACCGCCCCGGACCTGGAGTCCGAGCGCACGGTGGTGCTCGAGGAGATCGCGATGCGCGACGACGAGCCCGCCGACGCCGTGCACGACCTGTACGCCGAGACCCTGTTCGGCGACACCTCCCTGGGGCGGTCGGTGCTGGGCACCGTCGAGTCGATCGAGTCCCTGACCCGGGACGACGTCGACGGCTGGTACCGGGACCGCTACGCCGTCCCCTCGATCGTCATCTCGGCGGCCGGGCGGGTCGACCACCAGCAGGTGGTCGACCTCGTCACGACGGCCTTCGGTGACCGGTTGGGCGGGGGAGCGCGGCCGGAGCCGCTGCGGCTGGGGTCCGACGTCGTCCTGGGCGGGCCGGCCCGGCCGACCGGGCTGATCCACCGGCGCACGGAGCAGACCCACCTGCTGCTGGGCAGCCTGGGGATGGGCCGGCTGGACGAGCGGCGCTACGCCGGCGCGGTGCTGGACGCGGCGGTGGGCGGCGGGATGAGCTCCCGGCTGTTCCAGGAGATCCGGGAGAAGCGGGGCCTGGTCTACAGCGTGGGCTCCTCGCTGACCCACTACGCCGGAGCCGGCAGCTTCTCGGTCTACGCCGGCTGCTCGCCCAAGCGCGTCCCCGAGGTCCTCCGGCTGATCCGGGCCTCGCTCGCCGAGGTCGCGGCGGAGGGGCTGACCACCGAGGAGGTGGTACGGGCGCGCGGCCAGCTCAAGGGCGGCCTGGTCCTGGGGTTGGAGGACACCGGCTCCCGGATGAGCCGGCTGGGCAAGAGCGAGCTCTCGTACGGCGAGTACCTCCCGGTGCGCACCGTCCTGGACCGGCTCGAGGCCGTGCAGGAGGACCAGGTGCGCGCGGTCGCCGCCGACCTGTTCACCCGGCCGACCTGCCTGGCCGTCGTCGGCCCCTACCGGGAGCGCGACCTCGACCGGCTGCTCGCCGCCTGA
- a CDS encoding toxin-antitoxin system HicB family antitoxin: MDLTDYVDALRGSLTTAAAAGTEQAQETARLLAEALEPAVRLTVTQALSAMAAEVTAAWDGGLVDIRVRGRDPEVVVVRAPEHDPEPAPDQPVDEADADDDGAVARISLRLPEALKSRAETAAAAAGLSLNAWLVRAVADGLRESTDPPRSSRGPRRYSGFARS, translated from the coding sequence ATGGACCTGACCGACTACGTCGACGCCCTCCGCGGCTCGCTCACCACGGCTGCAGCAGCCGGCACCGAACAGGCGCAGGAGACCGCCCGCCTGCTCGCCGAGGCGCTGGAGCCCGCCGTCCGGCTGACCGTCACCCAGGCCCTGTCCGCGATGGCCGCGGAGGTCACCGCCGCCTGGGACGGCGGCCTGGTCGACATCCGCGTCCGCGGCCGCGACCCCGAGGTCGTCGTCGTCCGGGCGCCCGAGCACGATCCCGAGCCGGCCCCCGACCAGCCCGTCGACGAGGCCGACGCCGACGACGACGGGGCGGTCGCCCGGATCAGCCTGCGTCTCCCCGAGGCCTTGAAGTCCCGCGCCGAGACGGCCGCCGCTGCGGCCGGCCTCTCGCTCAACGCCTGGCTCGTCCGGGCCGTCGCCGACGGCCTGCGGGAGTCCACCGACCCACCGCGCTCCTCGCGCGGCCCACGCCGCTACTCCGGCTTCGCCCGGAGCTGA
- the dapB gene encoding 4-hydroxy-tetrahydrodipicolinate reductase, whose protein sequence is MSTSPVPDVQPATPATGETPLVSVGVLGARGRMGTEVCRAVDAAEDLELVAMVDERDWLFNVADAGAQVVVDFTRPDSVMDNIRFCIDQNIHCVVGTTGFDEQRLATIAEWLEPKPDLGVLIAPNFGIGAVLLMRFAQEAARFFPSVEIVELHHPNKVDAPSGTAARTARLVAAARRAAGVPAAPDATRESDSLPGARGADVEGVPVHAVRLAGLVAHQEVLMGAAGETLTLRHDSYDRASFMPGVLLAVREIGHRPGLTVGIESLLGL, encoded by the coding sequence ATGAGCACCTCGCCGGTCCCCGACGTCCAGCCCGCCACCCCCGCCACCGGAGAGACTCCGCTCGTCTCGGTGGGCGTGCTCGGCGCCCGGGGCCGGATGGGCACCGAGGTGTGCCGGGCGGTCGACGCCGCCGAGGACCTGGAGCTCGTGGCGATGGTCGACGAGCGTGACTGGCTGTTCAACGTCGCCGACGCGGGCGCCCAGGTGGTCGTCGACTTCACCCGGCCCGACTCCGTCATGGACAACATCCGCTTCTGCATCGACCAGAACATCCACTGCGTCGTCGGGACGACCGGCTTCGACGAGCAGCGGCTGGCCACGATCGCGGAGTGGCTGGAGCCCAAGCCCGACCTCGGGGTGCTCATCGCACCGAACTTCGGGATCGGTGCCGTGCTCCTCATGCGCTTCGCCCAGGAGGCGGCCCGCTTCTTCCCGTCGGTGGAGATCGTGGAGCTGCACCACCCGAACAAGGTCGACGCCCCTTCGGGCACCGCGGCCCGCACGGCCCGGCTCGTCGCGGCCGCCCGGCGGGCCGCCGGCGTCCCGGCCGCCCCGGACGCGACGCGGGAGTCCGACTCGCTGCCCGGGGCGCGTGGCGCCGACGTCGAGGGCGTCCCGGTGCACGCGGTCCGGCTCGCCGGCCTCGTCGCCCACCAGGAGGTGCTGATGGGCGCAGCGGGGGAGACGCTGACCCTGCGGCACGACTCCTACGACCGGGCGTCCTTCATGCCCGGTGTGCTCCTGGCGGTCCGGGAGATCGGCCACCGCCCCGGTCTGACCGTCGGGATCGAGTCGTTGCTGGGCCTCTGA
- a CDS encoding winged helix-turn-helix domain-containing protein → MTTVERLPAALARRIALGAQGFAEPRPAGSVGIRQLRRTAERLAVVQIDSVNVLSRSHYLPFFSRLGPYQRSDLDAVSNRRHDVFEYWAHEASFLPARLHPQLRWRMAAAEQEAWGSMTRVQRERPEYVAALLARVRADGPIRASQLQEERPNRPGSMWNWHAGKAALEYLFFTGALTARGRTAGFERVYDLPERVLPRAVVEAPTPERPDAVRELVRTAARALGVATETDLRDYFRLSPVDARTAIAELADAGELRPVEVVGWGRPAWLDPQARRPRWIRARALLSPFDSLVWERPRVERVFGFRYRLEIYTPAVKRVHGYYVLPFLLGDRLVARVDLKADRQAGVLRVQSAFAEPGVDVPEVAVALAAELRLMAGWLALEQVVVHERGDLAAALATAVSGGGAPG, encoded by the coding sequence GTGACCACCGTGGAACGGCTGCCTGCCGCGCTGGCCCGCCGGATCGCCCTGGGCGCGCAGGGGTTCGCCGAGCCGCGGCCCGCGGGGAGCGTCGGCATCCGGCAGCTGCGCCGGACCGCCGAGCGCCTGGCCGTGGTGCAGATCGACTCGGTCAACGTGCTCTCCCGGTCGCACTACCTGCCTTTCTTCAGCCGGCTGGGGCCCTACCAGCGCAGCGACCTCGACGCCGTCTCCAACCGGCGGCACGACGTCTTCGAGTACTGGGCGCACGAGGCGTCGTTCCTGCCGGCGCGACTGCACCCCCAGCTGCGCTGGCGGATGGCCGCCGCCGAGCAGGAGGCCTGGGGCTCGATGACCCGGGTGCAGCGGGAACGCCCGGAGTACGTGGCGGCGCTGCTGGCGCGGGTGCGCGCCGACGGCCCGATCCGGGCCAGCCAGCTGCAGGAGGAACGGCCCAACCGGCCGGGCAGCATGTGGAACTGGCACGCCGGCAAGGCCGCCCTGGAGTACCTGTTCTTCACCGGCGCGCTGACCGCCCGTGGCCGCACCGCCGGGTTCGAGCGGGTCTACGACCTCCCGGAGCGGGTGCTGCCGCGGGCGGTGGTCGAGGCGCCGACCCCGGAGCGTCCGGACGCCGTCCGGGAGCTGGTCCGCACGGCGGCCCGGGCGCTCGGGGTGGCCACCGAGACCGATCTGCGCGACTACTTTCGGCTCAGCCCGGTCGACGCCCGGACGGCGATCGCCGAGCTGGCCGACGCCGGTGAGCTGCGCCCGGTCGAGGTGGTGGGCTGGGGCCGGCCGGCGTGGCTGGACCCGCAGGCGCGGCGGCCGCGGTGGATCCGCGCCCGGGCGCTGCTGTCCCCGTTCGACTCCCTGGTGTGGGAGCGGCCGCGGGTCGAGCGGGTCTTCGGCTTCCGCTACCGGCTGGAGATCTACACCCCGGCGGTGAAGCGGGTGCACGGCTACTACGTGCTGCCGTTCCTGCTCGGCGACCGGCTGGTCGCCCGCGTCGACCTGAAGGCCGATCGGCAGGCCGGCGTGCTCCGGGTGCAGAGCGCCTTCGCCGAGCCGGGCGTCGACGTCCCGGAGGTCGCCGTCGCGCTGGCCGCCGAACTCCGGCTCATGGCCGGCTGGCTGGCCCTGGAGCAGGTGGTGGTGCACGAGCGAGGTGACCTGGCGGCCGCACTCGCCACCGCCGTCAGCGGAGGAGGAGCCCCGGGCTGA
- a CDS encoding GNAT family N-acetyltransferase has translation MELPRGRGPSGRADVSVRPAAAADAEAIAHVQLVTWRTAYRALLPAEVLDDWDDDAAAASWRAAVTTPPTSGHGVLVALDSGAVVGFAAYAPTDDPDAADLATLLVEPRWGRRGHGSRLLAAVADLAAERGIRSLQTWVPEDDAVTARFLDSAGWAPDGWTRTLDTGAAPLSQLRWTTLLDDDDHDDEERANP, from the coding sequence GTGGAGCTGCCGAGGGGACGCGGCCCGTCCGGCCGCGCCGACGTGTCCGTACGACCAGCAGCAGCCGCGGACGCCGAGGCGATCGCCCACGTCCAGCTGGTCACCTGGCGGACGGCCTACCGCGCCCTCCTCCCCGCCGAGGTGCTCGACGACTGGGACGACGACGCCGCGGCGGCCAGCTGGCGGGCCGCGGTCACCACACCGCCGACGTCCGGGCACGGCGTGCTCGTCGCCCTGGACTCGGGGGCCGTGGTCGGGTTTGCCGCCTACGCCCCCACCGACGACCCCGACGCCGCAGACCTGGCCACCCTGCTCGTCGAGCCCCGCTGGGGTCGGCGTGGCCACGGCAGCCGGCTGCTCGCCGCCGTCGCGGACCTGGCCGCCGAGCGCGGCATCCGCTCGCTGCAGACGTGGGTGCCCGAGGACGACGCCGTGACCGCCCGGTTCCTCGACTCCGCCGGCTGGGCGCCGGACGGCTGGACCCGGACGCTGGACACCGGAGCCGCCCCGCTGTCCCAGCTCCGCTGGACGACGCTGCTGGACGACGACGACCACGACGACGAGGAGCGAGCGAACCCGTGA